DNA sequence from the Littorina saxatilis isolate snail1 linkage group LG9, US_GU_Lsax_2.0, whole genome shotgun sequence genome:
TTCTGAAACAACCAGACATCACAAACATTTAATCATTCACCAATCAACAACCCAAAGGGACTGATGACGAGATGCAAACAAAACCAATTCATTATATTCATCGCAGCAGATGTTGTTGTAACGTATGCAAAGTACTCAAAGTGAATCGTCAAGTGTATCAGGGAATAACGAAATTGTCGTATCTAGACTGTGACAAAATAGCGTTTGTTTCCTACCGACGTTTGCCATAATTTGTGTTTAGAATGCTGCATCGCCATGCCAACTTTAGAGAAATACACGTTATTTGTTGAAAAAGTAAAGTTGAGATAATTTTATCAATGCAggcatgttttattttaatgaaaACTTATTCCAATTTTGAAATATGATAATTAtggtattttctttgtttctttggtgCTCGTCTTAACAAGTACAAATGTTGGTGCGCTTCGCAAGGAATCCAATTAAAATATAACCTTTTTCATTGTGTAAAGTAAATGCGACGGCGTTTCTGTATATTAGTCAACCGTTCACAGGCTGACTATCAGAGggtaaaaatcaacaacaacaacaacaacaaaaccattaTAGATGTTCTCACCTGAACAGGACCGACAGACGCAGGGCTTATCTTCACCTGACCAAGCTCCGACAGTTCCTTCTCAATACGGGACACAGCGGCAGCGTCAATGATCAGCGTAAACATGGAAACCGCCTTCAAGTGCGCTCGGCGTTGACCACAAGTGTCCAGTATGTCCTTCACACGGTCCCTCAGAGCACGAGTGACGTCACACATCCCTTTATTGGTGGACCCTCGGGTGGTGCGATTAGCAACACGTCGGTGTGACGTCAGCCTGCCTCGATGATCCAACAAGGTGACCTTGACGGTCAAGACTGTGTCCTTCACCTTGGCCTTGGCATCGAGCGTCATCTCCTTCAGACGACGCCTGAATTCCTTGACAGAGTTCTCTAGCTTGTCGCAGGTCATGTCGATCTCAGCAACAGCTTCCTGCACCACTTTCTCCGTGGCCTCCAGGTGGCGCTCCAACGCTGCCACAGCTTCTTCCAGCTGCTGCTCTTCCGTCAGCAGTGACGTCACCATCTGACTGAGCTCCTCACGTGACTTGTCTGCCGCTTCCGCCAGTTCCGTCAGGTCTGGGCATGCGCGGTGCTTGGCGCTGGCACACAGGTGGCAAATGGCGGCCCCGTGGGTGGGACAGAAGAGCTCGCAGGACTTGCTGGTGTGCACGCTGCAGTGGTCAGGCTGACTGGCGGCTAGCTCTTCCGCTGTCATGCTGGACAGGTCTTCCACCTTGTGGTGACTGGACACAGAGAATTTGGTGTGTAGGTCGCTGCAAGCCTGACACATCATATCATTACAGttgagacagatagacacagccACTGACTTGCATCCTACACACACGTGATCCTGGCTCAGTACACGTGTACTCTCCACCAACGCTGCCATGGCGACGTCATCCGGTAACGCGTCCACCACCTCCTCCCACcccttcgtcttgcttttcTCTTTTGGGTCCGCGATGGCGCCCCTGCAGAGCGGACAGAGGGCCTCGGGGTTGGAGGCGAGCCAGGAGAGAAGACAGTGGCGACACAGGACGTGAGCACAGGGCAGCAGTTTGGGGTTCTTGAACAGCTCGTGACACACGGAGCATTCCGTGTCACTGTCCGCTGAACTTGCTGCTGTTGCCGTTGCCATGGCAACGAATCCGTCCTGAAAGGAACGACGCGAAAATATAAGAGTCAAGAAAAAAAGgtacgatacaatacaatacaatttcGGTACAtcatacaacaaaaacaacggcaacgacaaaaacaacaaaaacaacaacaacaacaacagcaatctgcagaagcaacaacaactacaTTTGTTACAGAAAAGAAAGACTTGTCATGCTTAAAATATGTCAGCGTAAAGCTTGTCGGTTAGACACAATACATCGCTCTGAGGCCAGGCAGGTGTGTAAATTAAAGtaaaaaaaggcaaaacaaaaaaagtacaaTACTTGATTAATGCTCTGTTCAACCAAAGAAAAAGGACAGGCAAAAACCGGCACACTATCAATCCCTAATAAAATGTCAGAACCCTGGTTGTCTCGTCTAGCGTCCCACTACCAGATAATGGTTTGTTACTTGCCCTCATCCACCCGCGTTGATGCTCCCTTCGAACATCAAGGATAATatgtttgtgaaaatgttgtaaAGGCACCAATGTACCACTGACAAAAACGCGAAAACTGCAGGATGTTTTATATGTACACATCTGTGGATCCACAGACTGCAACGTCGATTGTACAATTTATCGATACATATTATGCTTAAATGCAAGAAACACATGCTCTGCTCTTGACATAAAATGCGGTTTATCGCAACGTTCCcacctatactgttcaaaaaaagaaacgcatagttgctacttgccaaatttgttttatttttcgaaaaaattaacagaaaatccaatatttagattatttgtttgaaatttggtatggacacagttgaatgcacacacagttcatttgcatcttcaaatcaatcagtcaatcaatacgattgggtgccgaggcagtcaagtcagtagggggtgtgactgccttgagcagcaacaactgcccggcaccttctgggcatggactggatcagatgccggatatcttgctgtgggatggtgtgccactcctcctgaagtgcctgcaatagatcgcggtgatttgccggcgcttcttttcgcctgcgcacacgtctgtccaattcatcccagaggtgttctatcgggttcatgtctggcgacatggatggccagggaagcacctggacatggtggtcggtgaggaactgggtggcgagtcgtgctgtgtgcgggcgagcgttgtcctgctggaatatggcatcctggtcagccagaagaggaagggcgtgtgggcgcagaatttcctccacgtatcgctgggcagttatgcgcccttggacgtgcaccagggtgctccttccagcggtattgatcgccccccacaccatgacgcctccaccaccatgaacgggtgcctcatccacacagttgggcgcgtaacgttcgtttactctccggtagaccctcctccgaccatcatgtcgctggagcaggaagtaggactcgtcgctgaaccacacgtgtctccagtgattccggacggtccagcgaaggtgctggttgccccactgcactcggttctggcgatggcggcggatgaggacagctcctctgtgaggtctgcgagctctcaaacccgcttcatgcaggcggttccgcacggtctggtccgataatcggtgtggcccggggagagcctggacagaagatgaggccgacaggaaacgattccggaggtggcggagccgtatgaagcggtcgtgagcagcagttgtcgcccttggtcttcccgctcgtggcaagtcagcaacggagccagtggcttgaaacctgacccacagtctactgatggtgctctgggacacgtggaagtgcctggcgattgcactttgactttggcctgcttgtaaacgacccaatgcaatttggcggtcttctctgctcaatcgggccatctttcgtcgctgaattgtcgtctgatttctttgtggcgaacaatccgcttttatgggttttggaagacatggtgagagctcaatattccccgagtttcacgagattacactgaagcatgacgagtggtcatgccaaatgaggaattttgacattgtagccactgataacgcatgcgtcacgtgcagagctcacttgtggcaatggacgaaaggtcgacgaccagataaacattttctgcagtttggtggatatccttgtagccatataactaaattaaccaaatattacaagctatgcgtttctttttttgaacagtatatatctGTAAGCTGGTGGACATGTTTTCGTGGCACCATTTTTCAAATCTCTGTTCAGTGGTATTCAGCGGAGGCTAACGTAATTTTAGAATATTCTGCTACACATATATATGTCAAGAAATACAATTATGCATTTTGTGTTTTAATTAATGCTGTATGGTTCACATTAGAGATGCTCTTGGACAGCAGGTAAAACTATCCGTGCACAAAACACCGCAGGAGAATGCAACCTACGGGTTAATAACAAGGACAGACACAGATAATTCTTCGAAATACCAAACGAATGGAGATAACAGAAACATTGTAAACATTGTAAACGCACTTCAAAAATACAGTCACTCAATATAAACCaggacacaataacaataataacaataacagcactttattgtccattaaaatattacataaaaatggaaatttttcttcggcacaccctgtctgcctgtaaacgattataacaacaattgtataggacgacacacataaaacataaaacataaaagggatacaatcaaatatgatattgcactatgtaaatttaccctctcatatcacaggagttgggtttcacagccgagtaatcacattacaaatatttcccacacaccttcacatgtacacattgtttgttttttcccagccgaccagcctctacgtgatgcgagaagaatttaaaatggtgactgcagaaggcaggaatgactttttaaactgattttttgcgtgccaaagggaccttataacgtttacctgaagggagaatttcgaaacaggggttgagaggatggatcggatcacggacaattttgagagctttccgcttaatggcagcttcgtagagactggtcagctgtcgttggggttgcccaacaagcttgctagccgtcgcaacaatgcggtggagtttagctttgtttttaacatttgtggtaccataccatgtcacaatgttaaaagtcagtaAACATAACTtgtggtttatgtgtgtgtgtgtgtgtgtgtgtgtgtgtgtgtgtgtgtgtgtgtgtgtgtgtgtgtgtgtatgtatgtgtgtatgtgtatgtgtgtgtgtgtcagtgtgtcagtgtgtgtgtgcgtgtgtgtgtgcgcgtgtgtgtacgtgcatacgtgcgtgcgtgatttTACTTAATTTGTTAACATGATTATGTTATATATGAATACGACAACATGAAAAGAAATGTTTAAAAAGACGAGGTGAATGGTGGAACTTGACGCACACATACCTAAAGCCGCATTGTTCAACAGGGAAGTGCATTCTAAATGCACTGCACGATATCATAATCTGTGGGACTTGCTACACACAGACGGCGTGCCTCGCGTGAAACGCTCGATAAAACATCTAGCACAGACAGCAAGACAGCGCTGTACACAAAATGggacttacacacagacacacactgcgATAAAACATATCGTACAGACAGCAAGACAGCGCTGGACACAACATgggactgacacacagacacacacatttaaagACATACTTAAACATATCATGTTCACCCTCAGGCCTACTTATTCTCTGAGGATGAACACTCTTCTGCACAAGCAGGTTCTTAATATTTCGTAATAAAGTACGTACCGTGCTTTGTTACAGTGTTTCTATGTCTAAAAACACCGCATATCTATTCAAACGACACTGTCCAAGGTATCTCACCGTTATGATCGATTCAAGCAAACCGAAAACACATTTCCGGGAAACAGAAAGTAGGAACTTGCTCAGTTGTTATCCTGCATCTTGCTTCATCCACACGTCCCAGCGACAAGGAGGGCCTGTCTAAGAAGCGGAGATTAGCAGAGAACACACTTACCTGCTGTGATGAACAGTACACAGCCCCCACGGTTTGAAATAAGTGTTACAATACACAGGTAGAAAGAACCAAGACCGTGTCGCAGTGTGACCGTGTAATGTCGTGGCGTCAACACAGCGGATTGTAGGCGTGTCAAACGGGTCACGTGACTAAATGTCATCAAACAGGCGCTTGCTTTTGATCTTATAGTAAAGAAGGTTTGCAAAAGAGCACTAAGTTACCTACTGTGATTAATCACCCAAGGGTTCatgggtttttttccttttttttactTCACAGTCAGAGCCAAGACTGGAtactataagatgtttgatgggttgttgacagaccagcttttttgtcggtccgagggggagcatatcgtcttttgtttcatatttattgaccaaggccggaggccgcggtcaataaatatgaaacaaaagtcgatatgccccccgaggaccgacaaacaagctggtctgacaacaaaccgccaaacatcgtttttgtcatcattttggttgtgagaaaataagtgcacaatcaacacagggagccatgctttgaaacacgagttccgttttgataaccacacgagttccgttttgataaccactggcaatcaaagctggcgtgtgaaagcaactttctgtgattttgagttcataaaatgttgggataaatatgtcaggtttgaggatgcacagttctgtaggttcatctcggtattccaccccctcggctttcagttgtaaatgttctgcgcgaacttagaattcggtttcattctagaatggaccgggtccaggttggaattctaaccctgcgcaagtacaggggtgccattctagaatgaaacccttgttgctggtccattctagaatcggccgtgcgcaaggttggaatttgggtccaagttggaatagtcatttcagttagactatcacacagccaaagccacaaatgtggattttctgtttgtttttgttttttgtgtttttttttttttttttttttcgggttttttacactttactcaaagacatcgtgaattgggattgtgatgttctgaaagtgattacgattttgagagacactcagcactgatcgctacgaacggaaatttccggactgacagtgttttgccgatctcgcttgtaacttttaatcttattcatatacatgaagttggtcttctgaattgtgaagataaagtctttagctttgtatcgatatataatatgactatatagtttgagcgagggaaaggctttttttttttaactagctttaacgttctatcaggcatgcgcctcttaagaacggtgctgctttgaccacaAGACTCGCAGCCATAGCAAACCCCTCGTTATGAGCGCCGGCCACAACAAAAGCAATTGGCTGCGGTGGGCCCCACGAAAATCGGCAAAGGCGAGGCTAGTTTCAtagaaaatcgtctctgttttctccaaaatgacatatcatcccataactggcgtttgtatttcgacataaggtcttgtggcatctaatcatcgatttcattctttcatttgattcatttgtgaacgctgagcttcgagtatttatgcttttcagggaaaaattttgaaaattctgactttccacagttattacggaaaatcaagcttgtcaatcaagatgctgtgaattggaatgtcattactaatcattagttgacctctggctcaagtggtgtcatcttgctacacggttgaattgcaattcgtcaatctctgccgtcactgggcactgagaacgtcaggagcctgtatttttttcaagggcaattagaggttatttgaaagtatgacatggtataatgttgtgattttggagagaaaaattaattgactgtcattgcaatgaggcttggtcagaaataaagggtattcactgattttaagctacaattcagttgcttggaaatgacagacctccaatccatttgtaaatcaagtgaactctcttgaatgattggtacttcctctacaaataaatgtgcaccaggatataattcttggaactttgttctttcgtgtagtagtaatgcagggttgtaggagtttgaaacgtgggcatatcacagtttggaaggtagggattctgatagattaaataaaacaggcatgaaaattctccgtattttccgtattttccgtatttttgaaaaaaataaaccgtatttttttttattttccgtatttttccctttttttttcttttttttttcttctttttttttcctagtcatagttatagtaaaatagttttggggccatgtttgaatccaattttaaggctcagatagccccagattgcaccagattgcacccttggaaaaaaaaaatttacggGGACCCCCCTAGAaatcttggcgcttcgcgcctgcgaaacttggcgctatgcgcctgcgaaacttggagctacgcgccttcgaattttgttttcagtatttttttttttttcagttttcatgcctgataaaaactgtcaaacttttaggcatataattcccctttgagagtatttgttgtggtagtactactactatgaattgctttcaatgttttcccataatattataaaaccagacaaaagttgttgttgatttctgtttttgttaatgtcaactttttttaaacctgtgacaacagctctataactcactctgtccttctgttggtctgtctgtcggttagtcggtctgaccgtctgtctgtctgtctgtcaaaaaaattgtcaaaaaaccggacaagttccgagagggagacagcgctgacattgcaagcggccgcaaccggctctcatcacaaaaacaactgccctgcaaacattaccgccctggtagtcatCACTGGTGTGTTCAAGTATGGACTTGCTTTCATCATCACTGACCGAGGTTACAGAGACAACTTAATCTGCTGCACTCACGTGCTGCCAAACACTGCACTCTCCGCCCTAAACATGTTCATTCAGGTGTAGGATCCGGttcggtcccccctctgaagtagtcccccgggggaccaattcgtggcaaaaactgctctataatggtccccccttagacatccagcctcgtttttctttggcattcaagccattttcaatctatatcttcgtccggtattatgtagtgcacagacagcaatctctttgtttgactatattttgcagaaaataaaatagatctgatttataatgccgttcaaaagaaaaatcacatgaaataaaatgaataataaataaatactgataagaagaaatgaaaccagtctctgattatttcctttcttttctctaaaattgctggtaacattactaacattgtaacaagaaaaacgaggctggatgtctaaggggggaccattatagagcagtttttgccacgaattggtcccccgggggactacttcagaggggggaccggaccggatcctacaccggtaaAACCCAGTGCTGGATGTGCAGCTGTTATGATTGACTGTTCCGTACGCTGCAGCGGTTTGCCTAGCATGATTACCTTCAGTACGCTTTAGAAGTCGGAGGCGTTGTGACACGAATGAGAAAGAAAACCCAGTCTCACCTCTCAGTCAGTATTCAGTTGTCTATTGTTTCTGTAAATAAATCAAGTGTGTGGTACATGATGACTCTTAATTAAGTCACTGGACTCTGAATTGTGACCGAGTAGCTATGTCGatgaatgtttttgttaatatgcaatgtaggggaagggctcctaatgtagaccactttttgtttcatgctgataactagcttgttttcttgcaaagaagtttcattttgtgtttggtagtccttgtCTCTTAggttattttgttgttcaagTATATATTCACAAATGAAGTTCATATTGGGTTTTATTTGTATCTACAGATTTGTAACCtcataaatagatagatagatagatagatagatagatagatagatagatagacagatagatagacagacggatagaTATATAGATGGACAGAACGATAGATAAATcaaatgcatgcatgtgtgcgtgcctgtgtgtgcgtattcgctatgccggtgtgtgtgtgtgtgtgtgtgtgtgtgtgtgtgtgtgtgtgtgtgtgtgtgtgcatgcatgcatgtatttgtgtgtcgatgcatgtgtgtgtggggaggcaaccgaagaaacaaagaagagagagagagagagagagagagagagagagagagagagagagagagagagagagagagagagagagagagagagagagagagagagaatcgaccacacacacacacacacacacacacacatacacacaaactcttcATACTCTTCAAACTCAAGTTTATTGAAACCATTCATGATAGAAAAAATGAGTTTTGAAAGTCATATTACACCCTTTAGTGTATGTCAAGAAAGTCGTTGCCACTGCTCAAACTGAACTTAGAAAAAAGTACTCCATTCATTTGTGTACCCTGACTAAAATATGTAATTCTGTGTTCATTAATTTAATTGCCATTACTAGCGACATATGTTTACACACGATTTCCTGTACATGCTGGTTAGCAACTGAGCAGCCTGGTGTAAGCCGTGCAGGACGCGATTCAAGGCAGACTTGCGGTTGTTTTACTTAGGAGTTCGTGTTCTTTGTTTGCATTGAAGGAATATGCTACAGCTTCACTGGTGGTCACATTTGCTTCGATCTGCATTGAGGGTGGAAGTATAGTTGGTATA
Encoded proteins:
- the LOC138976317 gene encoding uncharacterized protein isoform X1, with protein sequence MATATAASSADSDTECSVCHELFKNPKLLPCAHVLCRHCLLSWLASNPEALCPLCRGAIADPKEKSKTKGWEEVVDALPDDVAMAALVESTRVLSQDHVCVGCKSVAVSICLNCNDMMCQACSDLHTKFSVSSHHKVEDLSSMTAEELAASQPDHCSVHTSKSCELFCPTHGAAICHLCASAKHRACPDLTELAEAADKSREELSQMVTSLLTEEQQLEEAVAALERHLEATEKVVQEAVAEIDMTCDKLENSVKEFRRRLKEMTLDAKAKVKDTVLTVKVTLLDHRGRLTSHRRVANRTTRGSTNKGMCDVTRALRDRVKDILDTCGQRRAHLKAVSMFTLIIDAAAVSRIEKELSELGQVKISPASVGPVQNLGWRFHTNHGKYIALSNDGLTAQRVEGNINGIVVADQPMVPDVLYEIQIDKIYLCGQRYMPCGVVLTDPDHLRLPDTAHSGWGSEGSEAVVISRAVYNRGHTENNNLNKATLDLSEGTRVGVMVTTKAELHLWVNGSDRGVIATTVPTPCFAFFELCWQYLQAHTQLPGVRSSPDTPWLRAEHREPQPSA